A DNA window from Halostella litorea contains the following coding sequences:
- the ilvA gene encoding threonine ammonia-lyase has protein sequence MNADDVVTAADVRADRDRLGDVVHRTPLDTSTTLAERSGAAAVGLKLENVQRTGSFKIRGAYNRMAQLAPDERERGVITASAGNHAQGVALAGDLLGVETTVVVPEVTPAAKVEATRGYGAEVVVEGDIYERSYEHALELAEREGLTFVHPFDDAAVIAGQGTVGLEIVEAFPDPDTVLVSVGGGGLISGIATALKARDPDVRVVGVQPEGAAHAKPSLEAREIRELPGVDTVAEGIADTRLLEKTFAVMSERVDDVVAVSDRELAVAVTVLAERAKTVAEAAGAAPVAALLSGAVDVRGERVAAVVSGGNVNLSEHAELTRTGLHELDRYAEARLALDGWPTALGRVAEVVEARGAELDAAERARRTAGDDPNRTPLSVGIEGAGAEHLREVLAALDARDGVAVVSSTLAR, from the coding sequence GTGAACGCGGACGACGTCGTCACCGCGGCGGACGTGCGGGCCGACCGCGACCGACTGGGCGACGTGGTCCACCGGACACCGCTCGACACCTCGACCACGCTCGCCGAGCGCAGCGGCGCGGCCGCGGTCGGGCTGAAGCTGGAGAACGTCCAGCGCACGGGCTCGTTCAAGATCCGCGGCGCGTACAACCGGATGGCTCAGCTCGCGCCGGACGAGCGCGAACGCGGCGTGATCACGGCCAGCGCCGGGAACCACGCGCAGGGCGTCGCGCTGGCCGGCGACCTGCTGGGCGTCGAGACGACGGTCGTGGTCCCGGAGGTGACGCCCGCGGCGAAGGTCGAGGCCACCCGGGGCTACGGCGCGGAGGTCGTCGTCGAGGGCGACATCTACGAGCGCTCCTACGAGCACGCGCTGGAATTGGCCGAGCGCGAGGGCCTGACGTTCGTCCACCCGTTCGACGACGCGGCGGTCATCGCGGGGCAGGGCACGGTCGGGCTGGAGATCGTCGAGGCCTTCCCCGACCCGGACACCGTCCTCGTCTCGGTCGGCGGCGGCGGGCTGATATCCGGGATCGCGACCGCGCTGAAGGCCCGGGACCCCGACGTCCGCGTCGTCGGCGTCCAGCCCGAGGGCGCGGCCCACGCGAAGCCGTCGCTGGAGGCGAGGGAGATCCGCGAACTGCCCGGCGTCGACACCGTCGCGGAGGGGATCGCAGACACCCGCCTGCTGGAGAAGACGTTCGCCGTGATGTCCGAGCGCGTTGACGACGTTGTCGCCGTCTCGGACCGGGAACTGGCCGTCGCGGTGACGGTGCTCGCCGAGCGCGCGAAGACGGTCGCGGAGGCGGCCGGCGCTGCCCCCGTCGCCGCCCTGCTCTCCGGGGCAGTCGACGTGAGGGGCGAGCGCGTCGCCGCGGTCGTCTCCGGGGGCAACGTGAACCTGAGCGAGCACGCCGAACTGACGCGGACCGGGCTACACGAACTCGACCGGTACGCCGAGGCCCGTCTCGCGCTGGACGGCTGGCCGACCGCGCTCGGCCGGGTGGCGGAAGTCGTCGAAGCGCGCGGGGCCGAACTCGACGCCGCCGAGCGTGCGCGGCGAACGGCCGGCGACGACCCGAACCGGACGCCGCTCTCGGTCGGGATCGAGGGCGCGGGGGCCGAACACCTCCGCGAGGTGCTCGCCGCGCTCGATGCCCGCGACGGCGTGGCGGTCGTCTCGTCGACGCTGGCGCGGTAG
- a CDS encoding pyridoxal-phosphate-dependent aminotransferase family protein, whose amino-acid sequence MTEKREYTGDYADKTLYIPGPTEVRDDVIDAMAEPMFGHRMDRMTDLYTTIVEDTKEFLGTDNEVVILTASGTEFWEASTLNLVDENILVPTCGSFSERHANVAERLGKDVDRLEYDWGEAIKPEDIRAELEASDEGYDVVATVMNESSTGVRNPIEEIGDVVAEYPDTYFVVDAVSALGGDHVDIDAHGIDVIFASTQKAFAMPPGLAVCVVSDEAYERELEKESASWYGGFQRTIDYYERKGQTHSTPAIPVMLAYRKQMKHMLDEGHEARSERHREMAEYTRDWAREHFDVFPEAGYESQTVSCIENTQGIDVAATIEAVSEEYDFAFSNGYGSQLGEETFRIGHMGEHDVESIRALTDAIEDVADL is encoded by the coding sequence ATGACCGAGAAACGCGAGTACACCGGCGACTACGCCGACAAGACCCTGTACATCCCCGGCCCGACCGAGGTCCGCGACGACGTCATCGACGCGATGGCCGAGCCGATGTTCGGCCACCGCATGGACCGGATGACGGACCTGTACACGACCATCGTCGAGGACACGAAGGAGTTCCTCGGCACCGACAACGAGGTCGTGATCCTCACCGCCTCCGGCACCGAGTTCTGGGAGGCGTCGACGCTCAACCTCGTCGACGAGAACATCCTCGTGCCGACCTGCGGGAGCTTCAGCGAGCGCCACGCCAACGTCGCCGAACGGCTCGGCAAGGACGTCGACCGGCTGGAGTACGACTGGGGCGAGGCGATCAAGCCCGAGGACATCCGCGCCGAACTCGAAGCCAGCGACGAGGGGTACGACGTGGTCGCGACCGTGATGAACGAGAGTTCGACCGGCGTCCGCAACCCCATCGAGGAGATCGGCGACGTGGTCGCGGAGTACCCGGACACGTACTTCGTCGTCGACGCCGTCTCCGCGCTGGGGGGCGACCACGTCGACATCGACGCCCACGGCATCGACGTCATCTTCGCGTCCACGCAGAAGGCCTTCGCCATGCCGCCGGGGCTGGCGGTCTGTGTCGTCAGCGACGAGGCCTACGAGCGCGAACTGGAGAAGGAGTCGGCGTCGTGGTACGGCGGCTTCCAGCGGACCATCGACTACTACGAGCGCAAGGGCCAGACCCACTCGACGCCCGCGATCCCGGTCATGCTCGCGTACCGCAAGCAGATGAAACACATGCTCGACGAGGGCCACGAGGCCCGCAGCGAGCGCCACCGCGAGATGGCGGAGTACACCCGCGACTGGGCGCGCGAACACTTCGACGTGTTCCCCGAGGCGGGGTACGAGTCCCAGACCGTCTCCTGTATCGAGAACACGCAGGGTATCGACGTCGCCGCCACCATCGAGGCGGTGTCCGAGGAGTACGACTTCGCGTTCTCGAACGGCTACGGCTCCCAGCTCGGCGAGGAGACGTTCCGCATCGGCCACATGGGCGAACACGACGTCGAGAGCATCCGGGCGCTGACCGACGCCATCGAGGACGTCGCCGACCTGTAA
- a CDS encoding aminotransferase class III-fold pyridoxal phosphate-dependent enzyme has translation MDRDTAEPDADALPGPNARKWVEFHGEHAAPSEYSHEFVWDVTREADGPFVTDVDGNVLLDFTCHIGAAPLGYNNGKVTSKLREFDLVEPMKIAGQDMYFGAGPDPEDAQFPGSSHLMEKLVDVSSQYGMDTVFLSNSGAEAVENAVKITHDHAPAAKYGVAFADSFHGRTLGTLSLTKSKEVYTRHYPEIAGIQTVPFCDDRACSAETCDCGFFAGGGSQLRNMLAPQGHVNPDEVAFVILEPIQGVGGYRFPSEDFMAEVGDVCDAHDIPIVVDEIQSGVGRTGETWAIDHYPIEPDVIASAKALRVGATISRSEIFPSEKNRLGSTFGGGDVLGSMMGAFTLEAIEEHDLLDNATERGRQAKEMLRDGAPDCVVDVRGKGLMLAVEFDAPSRRDTVVKESLERGLLTLGCGKKTIRLLPPLDSTHREIEMGTSIFLDAAAAAE, from the coding sequence ATGGATAGGGACACGGCCGAGCCGGACGCGGACGCGCTTCCCGGCCCGAACGCCCGCAAGTGGGTCGAGTTCCACGGCGAACACGCCGCGCCCAGCGAGTACTCCCACGAGTTCGTCTGGGACGTGACGCGGGAGGCGGACGGCCCCTTCGTCACGGACGTCGACGGCAACGTCCTCCTGGATTTCACCTGCCACATCGGCGCGGCCCCGCTCGGGTACAACAACGGGAAGGTCACGTCGAAGCTCCGCGAGTTCGACCTCGTGGAGCCGATGAAGATCGCCGGCCAGGACATGTACTTCGGGGCCGGCCCGGACCCCGAGGACGCACAGTTCCCGGGGTCGAGCCACCTGATGGAGAAACTGGTCGACGTCTCCAGCCAGTACGGGATGGACACCGTCTTCCTCTCGAACTCCGGCGCGGAGGCCGTCGAGAACGCGGTGAAGATCACCCACGACCACGCGCCCGCCGCGAAGTACGGCGTCGCGTTCGCGGACAGCTTCCACGGGCGGACGCTGGGCACGCTGTCGCTGACGAAGTCCAAGGAGGTGTACACCCGCCACTACCCCGAGATCGCGGGGATCCAGACGGTGCCGTTCTGCGACGACCGCGCCTGCTCCGCGGAGACCTGCGACTGCGGCTTCTTCGCCGGCGGCGGCTCGCAGCTGCGGAACATGCTCGCGCCGCAGGGCCACGTCAACCCCGACGAGGTCGCGTTCGTGATCCTCGAACCCATCCAGGGCGTCGGGGGGTACCGCTTCCCCAGCGAGGATTTCATGGCCGAGGTCGGCGACGTCTGCGACGCCCACGACATCCCGATCGTCGTCGACGAGATACAGTCCGGCGTCGGCCGCACCGGCGAGACGTGGGCGATAGACCACTACCCGATCGAGCCGGACGTGATAGCCAGCGCGAAGGCGCTCCGCGTCGGCGCGACGATCTCCCGGTCGGAGATCTTCCCCTCGGAGAAGAACCGACTCGGCTCGACGTTCGGCGGCGGCGACGTGCTCGGCTCGATGATGGGGGCGTTCACGCTGGAGGCCATCGAGGAGCACGACCTGCTCGACAACGCCACCGAGCGCGGCCGGCAGGCCAAGGAGATGCTGCGGGACGGCGCGCCCGACTGCGTCGTCGACGTGCGCGGCAAGGGCCTGATGCTCGCCGTCGAGTTCGACGCGCCGAGCCGCCGGGACACCGTCGTGAAGGAGTCGCTGGAGCGCGGCCTGCTCACGCTCGGCTGCGGCAAGAAGACGATCCGCCTGCTCCCGCCGCTGGACTCCACGCACCGCGAGATCGAGATGGGCACGAGCATCTTCCTCGACGCGGCAGCGGCGGCGGAGTAG
- a CDS encoding BCCT family transporter, with translation MVEEFVEEIDPIVFTFGALLTVGVIGAFFVNETLVTETIGTVYNWVVTYLNWALLVIVFLIVLFLLFLIVGPWGKIKMGDSDPEYSFLSYFAMLYSAGFAAGVVFWGPTEALFYYDNPSPLFGVEGGTSEAIPIAIQQTLFHWALPQLAVFTIMGLAISYFAYNYDDVPLRVSSALTPIIGKENLDGPFAKVVDILAVFATIGGVATSLGFIGSQFIAGLSYQWGIDLGNAGILLVVTTMTLLFTISMVLGVDRGIRRLSNFNMILFVILMAATFILGPTLFLLLLGSQAMGGMIADFTSMSLYTGAGGDGGTGWMNSWTVFYWAWALSWSPFAGLFIARISKGRTVREVAFTGIGATSAATIPWFTFVGGTALRYHHTGVADFSTVIANGTPEVSGFILFEAFPLGTVFMIAFMVLVTTFFITSADSSTLAVSMMTTGGKASPSTINRIFWGVVLGMTAAILMIIGGEGGTSALQNAVIITGAPFAFVCFLAMLSLIRDFSSKYGRVLLQDETVLIGSGRRAERDSPSGPGGPVESDDD, from the coding sequence ATGGTCGAGGAGTTCGTAGAGGAGATCGACCCGATCGTCTTCACGTTCGGGGCGCTGCTGACCGTCGGCGTGATCGGCGCGTTCTTCGTCAACGAGACGCTCGTCACGGAAACGATCGGGACCGTCTACAACTGGGTCGTCACGTACCTGAACTGGGCGCTGCTGGTGATCGTGTTCCTGATCGTCCTCTTCCTGCTGTTCCTGATCGTGGGGCCGTGGGGGAAGATCAAGATGGGCGATTCGGACCCCGAGTACAGCTTCCTGTCGTACTTCGCGATGCTGTACTCCGCCGGGTTCGCGGCCGGCGTCGTGTTCTGGGGCCCGACCGAGGCGCTGTTCTACTACGACAACCCGTCGCCGCTGTTCGGCGTCGAGGGCGGCACGAGCGAGGCGATCCCGATCGCGATCCAGCAGACGCTGTTCCACTGGGCGCTGCCCCAGTTGGCCGTGTTCACGATCATGGGACTCGCGATCAGCTACTTCGCGTACAACTACGATGACGTCCCGCTGCGGGTCTCCTCGGCGCTGACGCCGATCATCGGGAAGGAGAACCTCGACGGCCCGTTCGCGAAGGTCGTCGACATCCTCGCCGTCTTCGCGACGATCGGCGGCGTGGCGACGTCGCTTGGCTTCATCGGCAGCCAGTTCATCGCCGGACTCAGCTACCAGTGGGGGATCGACCTCGGGAACGCCGGCATCCTCCTCGTGGTGACGACGATGACGCTCCTGTTTACGATATCGATGGTGCTGGGCGTCGACAGGGGGATCCGCAGGCTGTCGAACTTCAACATGATCCTGTTCGTCATCCTGATGGCGGCGACGTTCATCCTGGGGCCGACGCTGTTCCTGCTCCTGCTCGGCTCGCAGGCCATGGGCGGCATGATCGCCGACTTCACGTCGATGAGCCTCTACACGGGGGCCGGCGGCGACGGCGGGACGGGATGGATGAACTCCTGGACCGTCTTCTACTGGGCGTGGGCGCTCTCGTGGTCGCCCTTCGCGGGCCTGTTCATCGCCCGCATCTCCAAGGGCCGGACCGTCCGCGAAGTCGCGTTCACGGGCATCGGCGCGACTTCGGCCGCGACCATCCCGTGGTTCACGTTCGTCGGCGGCACCGCGCTGCGGTACCACCACACCGGCGTGGCGGACTTCAGCACCGTGATCGCCAACGGCACGCCGGAGGTGTCGGGGTTCATCCTCTTCGAGGCGTTCCCCCTGGGAACGGTGTTCATGATCGCGTTCATGGTCCTCGTCACGACGTTCTTCATCACGTCGGCCGACTCCTCGACGCTGGCCGTCTCGATGATGACCACCGGCGGCAAGGCCAGTCCGTCGACTATCAACCGGATCTTCTGGGGCGTCGTCCTCGGCATGACCGCCGCGATCCTCATGATCATCGGCGGCGAGGGCGGGACGAGCGCGCTCCAGAACGCGGTGATCATAACCGGCGCGCCGTTCGCGTTCGTCTGCTTCCTCGCGATGCTGTCGCTGATCAGGGACTTCAGTTCGAAGTACGGCCGGGTGTTGCTGCAGGACGAGACCGTGCTCATCGGGTCGGGTCGGAGGGCCGAACGCGATTCGCCCTCCGGTCCCGGCGGGCCGGTCGAATCCGACGACGACTGA
- a CDS encoding amidohydrolase, which translates to MFFDVRNRLRDLRREFHRRPEPGWREYQTTARIVEEVERIGVDELAVGREAHAPDERMAEPTDGEIAPWVERARVAGVDPDVLDRTAGGYTGAIAVLEGDGAPTVALRVDMDAISLSEADEPGHRPADEGFRSEHDGYMHACGHDAHVAIGIGALAAVKESDFAGTFKVVFQPAEEISGGGKSMAESGYVDDVDYLFALHVGLDNPTGTVVAGVEKPLAMAHLTATFEGASAHAGKSPNEGANAMQAMATAVQNAYAIPRHEDGMTRVNFGRVEGGTASNVVAEEVTLHGEIRGETTALMEYTRTELERVLYAAAEMHDCDVTVRVVSESPRADSDPELRDRVAAVAEGVTGVDTVVPSAEFGASEDVAYLMERVREGGGLATYCIVGADHPTSHHTPTFDVDEASLPIAVELLRDAVVDLPAR; encoded by the coding sequence ATGTTCTTCGACGTGCGGAACCGGTTACGGGACCTGCGGCGCGAGTTCCACAGGCGGCCCGAACCGGGGTGGCGGGAGTACCAGACGACCGCCCGCATCGTCGAGGAGGTCGAGCGGATCGGCGTCGACGAACTGGCCGTCGGCCGGGAGGCACACGCCCCCGACGAGCGGATGGCCGAACCGACCGACGGGGAGATAGCGCCCTGGGTCGAGCGCGCCCGGGTCGCCGGCGTCGACCCCGACGTGCTGGACCGCACCGCCGGCGGGTACACGGGCGCTATCGCCGTACTCGAAGGCGACGGCGCGCCGACGGTCGCGCTCAGGGTCGACATGGACGCCATCTCGCTGTCGGAGGCGGACGAACCGGGCCACCGGCCGGCCGACGAGGGGTTCCGGTCGGAGCACGACGGGTACATGCACGCCTGCGGCCACGACGCCCACGTCGCCATCGGGATCGGCGCGCTCGCGGCGGTGAAGGAGAGCGACTTCGCGGGCACGTTCAAGGTGGTGTTCCAGCCCGCCGAGGAGATATCCGGCGGGGGGAAGTCGATGGCCGAGAGCGGCTACGTCGACGACGTGGACTACCTGTTCGCGCTCCACGTCGGCCTCGACAACCCGACGGGGACCGTCGTCGCCGGGGTCGAGAAGCCGCTGGCGATGGCCCACCTGACGGCGACGTTCGAGGGGGCGAGCGCCCACGCCGGCAAGTCGCCAAACGAGGGGGCCAACGCAATGCAGGCGATGGCGACGGCGGTACAGAACGCCTACGCGATCCCCCGCCACGAGGACGGGATGACGCGGGTGAACTTCGGCCGCGTCGAGGGCGGCACCGCCAGCAACGTCGTCGCCGAGGAGGTGACGCTCCACGGCGAGATCCGCGGCGAGACGACGGCGCTGATGGAGTACACCCGGACGGAACTGGAGCGGGTGCTGTACGCCGCCGCCGAGATGCACGACTGCGACGTGACCGTCAGGGTCGTCAGCGAGTCGCCCCGCGCCGACAGCGACCCCGAACTCCGCGACCGCGTCGCCGCCGTCGCCGAGGGCGTGACCGGCGTGGACACGGTGGTCCCGTCGGCGGAGTTCGGCGCGAGCGAGGACGTCGCGTACCTCATGGAGCGCGTCCGGGAGGGCGGCGGGCTGGCGACGTACTGCATCGTGGGTGCCGACCACCCGACGAGCCACCACACGCCGACGTTCGACGTGGACGAGGCGAGCCTCCCGATCGCCGTCGAACTCCTCCGGGACGCGGTCGTCGACCTCCCCGCGAGGTAG
- a CDS encoding ABC transporter ATP-binding protein, with amino-acid sequence MAGTDPVVRVSDLRKEYGSTTAVDGVSFEIRAGEIFGLLGPNGAGKTTTVELLQGLRTPTSGDATVLGLDLRDDLYRIKDRIGVVPQSFHTFERLSVRENVALMRDLYFDPLSVDTVLERLDLDDWADEPFASLSGGFQRRTGIAMALVSDPDVLFLDEPTTGLDPAARRATWQRIQALPDRGTTVVLTTHYMDEIEFLADRVALMVDGRIEAVDTVPALVERYAGSVRVVVSLPESADDGDDRVASVLRDRARETYRPNDRKLIGIFDDRGAAQRTFSELHGTDHAGSVELVSAGMEDVFLEVAGRPLDAGGVR; translated from the coding sequence ATGGCGGGAACCGATCCGGTCGTTCGTGTCTCCGACCTCCGGAAGGAGTACGGGTCGACGACCGCCGTCGACGGCGTCTCGTTCGAGATCCGCGCCGGCGAGATATTCGGCCTGCTCGGGCCGAACGGCGCCGGCAAGACGACGACCGTCGAACTGCTCCAGGGCCTTCGCACCCCGACGAGCGGCGACGCGACCGTCCTCGGCCTCGACCTCCGGGACGACCTCTACCGGATCAAAGACCGGATCGGGGTCGTCCCGCAGTCGTTTCACACCTTCGAACGGCTCTCCGTCCGCGAGAACGTCGCGCTCATGCGCGACCTGTACTTCGACCCCCTGTCGGTCGACACGGTGCTCGAACGGCTGGACCTCGACGACTGGGCCGACGAGCCGTTCGCGTCGCTGTCGGGGGGTTTCCAGCGCCGGACCGGCATCGCGATGGCGCTCGTCTCCGACCCGGACGTCCTGTTTCTGGACGAACCCACGACCGGGCTGGACCCGGCCGCCAGACGCGCGACGTGGCAGCGGATTCAGGCGCTCCCCGACCGGGGGACGACCGTCGTTCTGACGACCCACTACATGGACGAGATCGAGTTCCTCGCCGACCGCGTCGCGCTCATGGTCGACGGCCGGATCGAGGCCGTCGACACCGTCCCGGCGCTCGTCGAGCGGTACGCGGGCAGCGTCAGGGTGGTCGTCTCCCTCCCGGAGTCGGCCGACGACGGCGACGACCGGGTCGCGTCGGTGCTGCGTGATCGTGCGCGCGAGACCTACCGGCCGAACGACCGGAAACTGATCGGCATCTTCGACGACCGGGGGGCGGCCCAGCGGACGTTCAGCGAACTTCACGGGACTGATCACGCCGGCTCGGTCGAACTGGTCAGCGCCGGGATGGAGGACGTCTTCCTCGAAGTCGCCGGGCGTCCCCTCGACGCGGGGGGCGTTCGATGA